The genomic segment TCAAAACCCTGATGATTCTTAACACCCTGGTCAATGAGACGGATATCGCGCAATTCGGAACTCCCCGGGAGGTTTATCAAGAGTGGATTGGCTCCCTGGTTCCGGATAATCATCTGGCGGGATACAAGGTGGCAACATCGATCATTAACCGCTTACTTGAACAAAAAAATCCCTCGGACTCTGCAAAGCTTCAGATGATAGGTCTCACCGGTGACTTTGCCACTCCGGCCGCCCTCAGCCGTAATGAAGGGCTTAAACAGGCAATCAAAGAGAATGAGCAGCTGGTTGAGCTGAAACAGCTGCTGGTCTGCAACTGGTCACGCAAGGTTGCAAGCCACAAGACTCAACGAATTTTACATCGCTACCCGGATATCTCCGGGATCTGGTCTGCCAATGACCCCATCGCATTAGGAGCGATGTCCGCCGCAAAACGCCTGCACAGGCAGCCAGGCAAAGATATTTTTTTCGCAGGCTTGAACTGGGATCAGCCAGCCTTAAGAGCCATCCAAAGGGGGGAGCTGGTTTCGAGTATGGGCGGACACTTCATGACCGGGGGCTGGGCGCTGGTACTACTGCATGATTATCATCATGGCAAAGACTTTGCTCAGCCGGGCGCCGCCCTCAAGATGCCGATCTTTGATGAGATCAATGCCTCCAATGTGGACAGCTACCTGGAGATGTTCGGCGATCAGGACTGGCAAAAGATAGACTTTACCCGTTTCTCCAAGGTGTATCACCCAGAGCTTAAAAACTATGAGTTTTCTTTAAAAGGGATTTTGAAAACTCTACCAACAAAAAGCTAAGCAACTCACAGTTGATGAGCTCCTCCCACTCGCTGATATCCCTCCTCTCAGGCATAGTACTAATAAATAGACTATCCGGGAGTGTTATTCATCGCTATTCTTAAAAACCAGCTCTCAACCCAGGTAACCTCGGAAAATTAACCATGATTCGCCATATTCTATTGATCCAATTCAAGCCAGATGCCCAACCCGAGGCGATTGAGGCGCTCCGCCAAGCCTTTCTTCGCATGCCAGATAAAATAAGCGGTGTACTGAGTATCGAGTGGGGAGAGAACGACAGCCCGGAGGGGAAAAACCAGGGATTCACTCACTGCGTGTTGATGAGCTTTGCCGATGAAGATGCACGCCAGCGCTACCTGCCACACCCGGAGCATGAGGCTCTCAAAGCTATCTTTAGACCGGTTTTGCAGGAGATCATCGTGCTGGATTACTCCCTTAGGTGAGACACAACTTAGCTCCCCAGGCGTTAAGCTGCTGATCAACGGGTCGAGTTAAGATACACTCCAGCTCAGAAAAATGAACGGGTTAAATGGGATCCTCAATGAAGAGACGACTCAGAAAGAAAAAGTTTTTAGGTGAATTCAAGGTCTTCGGTGCTCCGCTGGCAATTAAACGTAACACCACCAGCGAGATGGATGATTTCATCGATGCTTTGCTGCAAGAGGCGATTGAAGCGAACCATTGTATCGCCTGTATCGGCGGCCACGCCGACATGCTTGATGGCTTTATCGAGCTGGGTACCCAGGATAATAATCCTGAGCAGGCGCTGGCACGGATCAATGAATGGCTCAAGCAACGCAGCGACATCGAGCGCTTCTTTGTGGGTGAAATCATCGATGCCGAATATGGCCCCTTTGATGAGGTAGATCAGATCGCCCATAAGCTGTAGAGCGCTTGCAGCTGCTGACCGCAGGTCAAACTGCGGTCTTTCTGTATCCTGCGGATGGCGATGTGTGGCTACCGCCACAGATGTCGGGGCGCCGACAGCGCCCTACTTTTGTATCGTCAAAAGTAGGCAAAACCTCACTACGCGCGATGTATTTATCATCCCTGATAAATCTCCCCAGCTCGATATCCTATCTCGCGTTACGTTGCTCTGAGGAGCAACTTCACCCTTCCATCGAACTTCGCGGCTCGGCGATTATCATCCCTGATAATCCTCCCAGCTCGGTATCCATACCTCGCGTTTCATTGTTCCGGGAGCAATTACACCCTGCCTCGAAAAGGACAGTAGTTATCAACGGCTTGCCTCGGCGCTTGCTCACGGGGGGTAAACTTCCCCTTTGATTCACACCGAAGAGTCACATTGGAATTTGAGATTGAAGGATATGGATATCCTGAAAGCAGGGCCGAGCCATGGATGGCTCGTTTCTGCGAATCTCAAAAGCCAGTGCCTCTGAGGAACGATGTGAATCGGGGGCACCCTCGGGGTTGTTAGGGGGACTGGGTGAGCAGTCCCCCTGACCCGCCGCCGCTCGGCAGCGGCTATTGTGCCGCAGGCACAAATCAGCTGACCGCAGGTCAAGCTGAACCTGCTTTATCCTGCGGATGGGTGTTTGTGGCTACCGCCACAGGAGTGCCGGACTGGCCGGCGGCAGGCAAGAAGGGGCGCTCGTCCTCCCCCTCTTGCATCTCCCGGGACGCCCCGGATCTCGCTTTATCTTCACAATAACAGGGAATTCGAGGCACCAAACAAACGGGATGTCCCTATCCCGATTGTTCTCTCACAACTTCCTGTTGTTCGACCTCAAATTCCCAATTATTGCTCAGCACTCGCTCACGGGGGTTAGGGCCCCGTCGATTTGCTCCGAGAGCTTCAGATGGGAGTAGAGGGTAAGCGGTATGGATACCGCGAAAAGGCAGCCAGTACAGGGAGGTACTGTTTGTCTGTACCTTTGCGAATTTGAAACTTAAGGATGAAGCAAATCCCGGGGTGTCCTTGGGAGTGAAGAGGGTATTGGACAAGCAATACCCTTTTCCCGCCACCGCTCTGCAGCGGCATCTGTGCTGAAAGCACAAAACCTTCTGACCGCAGGTCAAGCTGAACCTGCTTTATCCTGCGGATGGCGATGTGTGGCTACCGCTACAGATGTCGGGGCGCCGACAGCGCCCTACTTTTGTATCGTCAAAAGTAGGCAAAACCTGGCTACGCGCGATGTATTTATCATCCCTGATAAATCTCCCCAGCTCGATATCCTATCTCGCGTTACGTTGCTCTAAGGAGCAACTTCACCCTGCCTCGAAAAGGACAGGAGCTATCAACGGCTTGCCTCTGCACTCACTCACGGGGGGTTAGGGCCCCGTCGATTTGCTCCGAGAGCTTCAGATGGGAGTAGAGGGTAAGCGGTATGGATACCGCGAAAAGGCAACCAGTACAGGGAGGTACTGTTTGCCTGTACCTTTGCGAATTTGAAACTTAAGGATGAAGCAAATCCCGGGGTGTCCTTGGGAGTGAAGAGGGTATTGGACAAGCAATACCCTTTTCCCGCCGCCGCTCGGCAGCGGCATCTGTGCTGAAAGCACAAAACCTTCTGACCGCAGGTCAAACCAACATGATTACCCGTAGTCCGCGGCCGGACAGTTGTGCCGTAGGCACAAAATCAGCTTAAAGCGAGCCTCACGGCCGAGGCCGCATGTATTTGCGTCGTATCATAGAGAGGCACAGAGGTGTGTTGCTGTTGCACCAACAATGCGATCTCGGTGCAACCAAGGATGACCGCCTGGGCTCCCCTTTCCCTGAGTCCATCTATGATGGTGAGATATTGCGCTCTGGAGCTCTCTCTAACTTCTCCACGGCAGAGCTCCTGGTAGATGATGTGATGGACCTGCTCACGCTCCTGAACATCGGGAATCAATACCTCAATTCCAAACTCATCTTGCAGGCGTCCCCGATAAAAATCCTGCTCCATGGTAAAGCGGGTCCCCAGCAGGCCAACACGGCGGATGCCCGCCTCGGCTAAGCGAGTCGCCGTCGCATCCGCAATGTGAAGCAGCGGGATCTGGATCGCCTGCTGAATTTTCGGGGCTACCTTGTGCATGGTGTTGGTGCAGATCAGCAGAAAATCAGCACCGGCGGCCTCCACCGACTGGGCCTCTCGGCTGAGAATTTCGGCGGTTTCATCCCAATCTCCTGCGTGCTGCAGCGCTTCAATCTTGGCGAAATCGACACTCACCATGGTAATTTGGGCACTATGTAACCCCCAAGCTCCGCCTTCACTCCCTCATTGAGAAGCTTGTAATAGCTAAGGGTCGATTCCCAACTCATGCCCCCGAGTAACCCTATGGTCTTCATTCGTATGCTCCGCTTTATCTGATTGAAACAGGGACTCAATCTTATAGCTTCTGTCTCAAAGATAAAACGAAACAAGGGGAGCTAAGCTCCCCTTGTGAGGTTTAAAGTGCTCCCCTGATCAGAGCAGGGCGTCGATGGCCCGGTTGAGGGTCTCACTCGGACGCATCGCCCGGGAAGCAAGCTCAGGGTTCGGGTGATAATAGCCACCGATCTCCATCGCCTGTCCCTGCACCGCATTGAGCTCATCCACTATGGCTTGCTCATTGGAGCCCAGGGTTTCAGCCAGCGCGGAGAACCGGGATTTGAGCTCTGAGTCCTGCTCCTGCAGCGCAAGCTCCCGAGCCCAATACAGCGCCAGATAGAAGTGGCTGCCACGATTATCCAGCTCTTTAACCTTGCGCGAAGGGGAACGATTCTCCTCAAGAAAACGTCCCGTTGCCCGATCCAGAGTATCCGCCAGGATCTGAGCCCTGGGGTTATTCTGGCTCTGAGCCAGATGCTCCAAAGAAACGGCCAGTGCCAGGAACTCTCCCAGAGAGTCCCAGCGCAGATGGTTCTCTTTGGTAAACTGCTGGACATGCTTCGGTGCCGAGCCGCCTGCTCCGGTTTCAAACAGACCACCACCATTCATCAAAGGTACAATGGACAACATCTTGGCGCTGGTTCCCAGCTCCAGAATCGGGAACAGATCGGTCAGGTAGTCCCGCAATACATTGCCGGTGACCGAGATGGTATCCTGCCCGGCCCTCAGGCGCTCCAAGGTATGTCGGGTCGCCTTGGCGGGTGCCATGATCTGAATATCCAATCCCCGGGTATCATGATCCTTAAGATACAGCTCAACCTTCTTAATGAGCTCGGCGTCGTGAGCCCTGGAGCTATCTAACCAGAAAATCGCCGGAGTGTCGGTTGCCCTGGCCCGGTTGACCGCAAGCTTAACCCAATCTTGGATCGGCGCATCCTTCACCTGGCACATCCGCCAGATATCCCCCTGCTCCACTCTGTGCTCGAAGAGTTGGGCACCGTTCGCATCCACCACCCGCACACAACCCGAGGCTGGGATCAGGAAGGTTTTATCATGGGAGCCGTACTCCTCGGCCTTTTGTGCCATCAGCCCGACATTAGGGACGGTTCCCATGGTTTTGGGATCGAAGGCACCGTGGGTCTTACAAAAATCGATGGTCTCCTGGTACACCCCTGAGTAGCTGCGATCCGGGATCACTGCTTTGGTGTCCTGAAGCTCTCCAGCCGGGTTCCACATCTTGCCCGAGGAGCGGATCGCCGCCGGCATCGAGGCATCGATGATGATATCGCTGGGAACATGCAGGTTGGTGATCCCACGATCAGAATCCACCATCGCCAGATCCGGACGCTCGGCATAGCAAGCCTTGAGATCATCTTCGATCTCAGTGCGCCAGGCCTCGGGAAGATCAGCAATTTTTGAATAGAGATCGCCAATCCCATTGTTTGGGTCCACCCCGAGCTCAGCCAGCAGCGCCGGATGTTTATCAAACACAGGCTGATAGAATACCCGTACCGCCTGACCAAAGATGATGGGATCGGACACCTTCATCATGGTGGCCTTCATGTGCAGGGAAAAGAGCACGCCCTGCTCTCTGGCCTGCTCAATCTGCTCCGCCAGGAAAGTCCGCAGCTTCTCACCACTCATCACAGCTGCATCGAGCACCTCGCCAGCCTGCAGCTCTATCTTCTCTTTGAGGGTCTGTAGTGAGCCATCTTCGCTGATCAGCTCAACTCGCACCGAGGTGGCCTGGGGTATGGTGGTGGACTGCTCACTGCCGTAGAAGTCGCCCTCACTCATACTGGCAACATGGGTCTTTGAATCCGTGCTCCAGCTTCCCATGGAGTGAGGGTTGTTGCGGGCATATTGCTTGACCGCGCCGGGAGCCCGGCGATCCGAGTTCCCCTCACGGAGCACAGGGTTAACTGCACTGCCCTTAATCTTGTCGTAGCGAGCCTTGATCTCCTGCTCCAGGGCCGTTTTAGGTTCTTCCGGGTAATCTGGGAGATCATATCCCTGAGATTGTAACTCTTTGATGGCAGCATGCAGCTGAGGGACAGAGGCGCTGATGTTCGGCAGCTTGATGATATTAGCCTCGGCAGACTGAGTCAGCTCTCCAAGCTCACTCAGGGCATCGGCAATCTTCTGATCTTCTCTGAGGGCTTCTGGGAAATTGGCAATGATCCGCCCCGCCAGGGAGATGTCACGGGTCTGGACATCAACTGCGGCAGGTGCAGTGAAAGCCTTGATAATCGGCAGTAGCGAGTAAGTGGCTAACGCCGGAGCTTCATCAGTTTGGGTGTAAATAATCCTTGATGTCATCTTTTATCCTGTTGCTATCGTGATAACCGCATGAGTCCACACTGATTCAGGGAACAACTCGGCAGAACCCACGTTTTAACAAATCCAAAAAGCAAACTCAAAGATTTTAACAAGATAGGGTGCGACAGTACTTACAAGTAAAGAGAGCTGAGACAGCCACTCAGTGGCTCTATGGGAAAGCAGATTTAGCCAGCTCAGCTCCACTCCCAGTGCTGGATAAACTCAATCCAACCCGTTGGCAGCAAGGAAGCTGTCAACGGGCCAACAGAGACGTTTTTACGATAAGATTTGATTGAGCCTATATGGGTAGCAAAGCAGACTGCCATCACCCAAGAAAAAGGATATTCGCTTAAAGCCCCAGGGCATACTTCAGGGCCCGCTTTTTCAGGGGGCCGCTGTGCTCAGCGCCCCATAGCCCGATATTACGTAACACCTTTAGCGGAAAACGCTCACAGCCAAAACCCAGATAGAAGAGATCCATGGCACTCTGCATCAAAAGATTGTCGCGCTTACGCTGCTTTTGATACTGAGCCAACCACTCCAGCCCGGCCCAATCTGAAGCTTTCCAGGCCTGATGAAACAGCTCACTCAGGCAGGCCACATCTTTAAAGCCAATATTCACCCCCTGGCCGGCCATGGGGTGGATGGTGTGGGCCGCATCTCCGAGCACCACCACCCGGCCCTTGTGATACTGCTGGGCATGACGCCGGGTCAGTGGAAAGCTGCCCGCAGCTTCAACCTTGATCCTTGCGAGCCTGTGCGGAAAAGCCTCCATGATGATCTCGGCCAGTGCATTATGCTCAAGTTTCATCAGAGCTTTTATTTTTTGCGGGCTGTCATACCAGACCAAAGAGGCCTTATTGCCCCCCAGAGGAAGCAAGGCCCTCGGGCCTGATGGATAAAACTGCTGCCAGGTACAGGGCTCAAGGCTCTGCTCGCAGCGCACATTGATCAGCATGCAGTGCTGGCGATAATCCCATTGGGTGACCCCGATTCCACTCAACTGACGAATCGCGGAGTGAGCTCCATCTGCCGCCACCACCAGGTTAGCCTTAATCCGCTCCCCCGAATCCAGGGTAAGCTCGGCAAAATCCGGCTCCTGATGAAGCTCTGCCACTTTGGCCGGAAGGCGCCAGCTGACATTGGAATGAGCCTTAAGTTGCTCCCACAGTCCAAGCTGGATCAGTCGGTTCTCCACCATGTAGCCAAGATGAGAAAGCCCCAGCTGGGAGCTATCAAACAGCAGCGGGTTTTGTTCATCCTCCCAGCAAGTCAGCTGGGTGTAGGGGGCAGCTCGCATCCGGGCAATGCTGTCCCATGCACCACACTGCTCCAGGAGCTTAACCGAGTTCCTGCTGATCGCCGAGACTCGAAGATCCATCGATTGCTTAGGTTCAAAAGGGATCGGTGTGCTCTGCTCAATCAAACACAGGGAACAACCGCTGGGGGCTAACGAGGCCGCAAGGAGTGCGCCGGTCATTCCCGCCCCGACGATGACGATATCAAACTGTTGCATACTGGCTCAAAATAGCTGGAGGAGTCATGAATTTTAATCCGCCTCTTCTTCGTCCGCCATCGCAAAATGTATCCCCAAAAAAGGATCTGCATACAATCTGGCCAGATGGCGAACAAACCGTTAGAATAGCCGGCTATTTTCCAGAAACCACGTTCCCTAGCGGTAGTTAGCTTCATGAGTAAAAAAGTTCATATCAAAACCTGGGGCTGTCAGATGAATGAATACGATTCATCCAAGATAGCCGATCTTCTCAATAGCACTCTCGGTTACCAAGTCACCGAGGAGCCTGAGCAGGCGGATCTGCTGCTGCTCAATACCTGCTCAATCCGTGAGAAGGCACAGGAGAAAGTGTTTCATCAGTTAGGACGCTGGAAAAACCTCAAACAGAACAAGCCAGAACTGGTGATCGGCGTCGGTGGCTGTGTTGCTTCCCAGGAAGGCGATCACATCCGTGCCCGCGCTCCCTATGTGGATCTGATCTTCGGTCCCCAGACCCTGCACCGCCTGCCGAGAATGATTACCGAGGTTCAGTCAGGCCATGGTAGTCAGATGGATATATCTTTCCCTGAGATTGAAAAGTTCGACTCCCTGCCGGAGCCGCGCGCCGAAGGCCCGACCGCCTTTGTTTCGATCATGGAAGGCTGCTCCAAATACTGCTCTTACTGCGTGGTACCTTACACCCGTGGCGAAGAGGTGAGCCGTCCTCTGGATGATGTGCTCTATGAAATTGCTCAGCTGGCCGATCAGGGGGTGCGCGAGATCAACCTTCTGGGGCAGAATGTCAACGCCTATCGGGGTGCCACCTTTGATGGTGAGATCTGCCGCTTCTCCGAGCTGCTGCGCCTGGTAGCCTCCATCGATGGCATCGACCGCATCCGCTATACCACCAGCCACCCGATGGAGTTTACCGACGATATCATCGAGGTCTACAAGGATACCCCTGAGCTGGTGAGCTTCCTGCACCTGCCGGTACAAAGTGGCTCCGATCGGGTGCTGACCATGATGAAGCGGCCTCACACGGCTCTTGAATATAAGTCAACGATTCGTAAACTGAAGAAGGCGCGCCCGGATATCAGCATCAGCTCCGACTTTATCGTCGGCTTCCCGGGCGAGACCCAGGATGACTTCGAGCGCACCATGCAACTGATTAGGGATGTGAACTTCGATCAAAGCTTCAGCTTTATCTTTAGTCCGCGCCCCGGAACACCAGCGGCGGATATGCCCGATGACACGCCGATGGAAGAGAAAAAGCAGCGCCTCTATGAGCTGCAACACCAGATCACCCATCAGGCGATGCTGATCGGCCGCCAGATGCTTGGCACCACCCAGCGAATTCTGGTTGAAGGTCCCTCCAAGCATAACCCGATGGAGCTGCGTGGCCGCACTGAAAATAACCGGGTGGTCAACTTTGAAGGACCCCACTCCCTGGTCGGTAAGTTTGCCGATGTTGAGATCACCGAGGTGATGCCGAACTCGCTGCGTGCCACCCTGATCCGGGGTGAAGATGAGATCGAACTGCGAGAGCAGATGGCTCCGGCAGAGGCGATGGCCAAGTATGGCCAGACTCAGGAAGATGAACTGGGTGTCGGAACCTTCACTCCTGTCGCTTAATCAAAACATAAAACAAAGAGGCGATCGTGACCCAATCGATCCTGACCCTCGAGCTTGAACTGGAACCAGCCGACGATCGTCGGCTGGCAAGCCTGTGCGGTCCACTCAACGATAATATTCAACAGCTGGAGCGCCGGCTGGGCATTGAGATCAACTCCAATAATTACCATTTCCAGGTCATCGGCAGCTCCCGTAATGTCAGGGCCTGCATCGATATCCTTAAAAAGCTCTACCTGGACACCCAACCCCTCAAAGGCAAGGCAGTTCCGGATATTACCCCGGAGAAGGTGCACCTGGCGATTCGCGAGGCGCGGGTGCTTGAACAGAACGCCACCCCAACCCCTTATGGCAAAGAGGTGACGATCAAGACCAAACGGGGCCTAATCAAACCACGGACCCCAAACCAGGCTCAATACATCGGCAATATCCTGCGCCACGATATTACCTTCGGGATTGGCCCTGCCGGAACCGGTAAGACCTACCTGGCGGTAGCTGCGGCGGTGGATGCCCTGGAGCGCCAGGAGGTACGACGTCTGCTGCTAACCCGCCCGGCTGTTGAGGCCGGTGAGAAGCTGGGCTTTTTGCCAG from the Dongshaea marina genome contains:
- a CDS encoding ABC transporter substrate-binding protein → MRLRYSIALLGLLILPSLLFAQQRERISVTFINPGVSDTKHATGGFWYKVSHFMQAAAADLNIDLEVLYAERKHTRLTRLAREVSSRDKKPDYLIIVNEMKQGAPQLVEAVQAKIKTLMILNTLVNETDIAQFGTPREVYQEWIGSLVPDNHLAGYKVATSIINRLLEQKNPSDSAKLQMIGLTGDFATPAALSRNEGLKQAIKENEQLVELKQLLVCNWSRKVASHKTQRILHRYPDISGIWSANDPIALGAMSAAKRLHRQPGKDIFFAGLNWDQPALRAIQRGELVSSMGGHFMTGGWALVLLHDYHHGKDFAQPGAALKMPIFDEINASNVDSYLEMFGDQDWQKIDFTRFSKVYHPELKNYEFSLKGILKTLPTKS
- a CDS encoding Dabb family protein, which encodes MIRHILLIQFKPDAQPEAIEALRQAFLRMPDKISGVLSIEWGENDSPEGKNQGFTHCVLMSFADEDARQRYLPHPEHEALKAIFRPVLQEIIVLDYSLR
- a CDS encoding 50S ribosome-binding protein YggL; the protein is MKRRLRKKKFLGEFKVFGAPLAIKRNTTSEMDDFIDALLQEAIEANHCIACIGGHADMLDGFIELGTQDNNPEQALARINEWLKQRSDIERFFVGEIIDAEYGPFDEVDQIAHKL
- a CDS encoding NADP-dependent isocitrate dehydrogenase: MTSRIIYTQTDEAPALATYSLLPIIKAFTAPAAVDVQTRDISLAGRIIANFPEALREDQKIADALSELGELTQSAEANIIKLPNISASVPQLHAAIKELQSQGYDLPDYPEEPKTALEQEIKARYDKIKGSAVNPVLREGNSDRRAPGAVKQYARNNPHSMGSWSTDSKTHVASMSEGDFYGSEQSTTIPQATSVRVELISEDGSLQTLKEKIELQAGEVLDAAVMSGEKLRTFLAEQIEQAREQGVLFSLHMKATMMKVSDPIIFGQAVRVFYQPVFDKHPALLAELGVDPNNGIGDLYSKIADLPEAWRTEIEDDLKACYAERPDLAMVDSDRGITNLHVPSDIIIDASMPAAIRSSGKMWNPAGELQDTKAVIPDRSYSGVYQETIDFCKTHGAFDPKTMGTVPNVGLMAQKAEEYGSHDKTFLIPASGCVRVVDANGAQLFEHRVEQGDIWRMCQVKDAPIQDWVKLAVNRARATDTPAIFWLDSSRAHDAELIKKVELYLKDHDTRGLDIQIMAPAKATRHTLERLRAGQDTISVTGNVLRDYLTDLFPILELGTSAKMLSIVPLMNGGGLFETGAGGSAPKHVQQFTKENHLRWDSLGEFLALAVSLEHLAQSQNNPRAQILADTLDRATGRFLEENRSPSRKVKELDNRGSHFYLALYWARELALQEQDSELKSRFSALAETLGSNEQAIVDELNAVQGQAMEIGGYYHPNPELASRAMRPSETLNRAIDALL
- a CDS encoding FAD-dependent monooxygenase, with the protein product MQQFDIVIVGAGMTGALLAASLAPSGCSLCLIEQSTPIPFEPKQSMDLRVSAISRNSVKLLEQCGAWDSIARMRAAPYTQLTCWEDEQNPLLFDSSQLGLSHLGYMVENRLIQLGLWEQLKAHSNVSWRLPAKVAELHQEPDFAELTLDSGERIKANLVVAADGAHSAIRQLSGIGVTQWDYRQHCMLINVRCEQSLEPCTWQQFYPSGPRALLPLGGNKASLVWYDSPQKIKALMKLEHNALAEIIMEAFPHRLARIKVEAAGSFPLTRRHAQQYHKGRVVVLGDAAHTIHPMAGQGVNIGFKDVACLSELFHQAWKASDWAGLEWLAQYQKQRKRDNLLMQSAMDLFYLGFGCERFPLKVLRNIGLWGAEHSGPLKKRALKYALGL
- the miaB gene encoding tRNA (N6-isopentenyl adenosine(37)-C2)-methylthiotransferase MiaB, with amino-acid sequence MSKKVHIKTWGCQMNEYDSSKIADLLNSTLGYQVTEEPEQADLLLLNTCSIREKAQEKVFHQLGRWKNLKQNKPELVIGVGGCVASQEGDHIRARAPYVDLIFGPQTLHRLPRMITEVQSGHGSQMDISFPEIEKFDSLPEPRAEGPTAFVSIMEGCSKYCSYCVVPYTRGEEVSRPLDDVLYEIAQLADQGVREINLLGQNVNAYRGATFDGEICRFSELLRLVASIDGIDRIRYTTSHPMEFTDDIIEVYKDTPELVSFLHLPVQSGSDRVLTMMKRPHTALEYKSTIRKLKKARPDISISSDFIVGFPGETQDDFERTMQLIRDVNFDQSFSFIFSPRPGTPAADMPDDTPMEEKKQRLYELQHQITHQAMLIGRQMLGTTQRILVEGPSKHNPMELRGRTENNRVVNFEGPHSLVGKFADVEITEVMPNSLRATLIRGEDEIELREQMAPAEAMAKYGQTQEDELGVGTFTPVA
- a CDS encoding PhoH family protein, with the translated sequence MTQSILTLELELEPADDRRLASLCGPLNDNIQQLERRLGIEINSNNYHFQVIGSSRNVRACIDILKKLYLDTQPLKGKAVPDITPEKVHLAIREARVLEQNATPTPYGKEVTIKTKRGLIKPRTPNQAQYIGNILRHDITFGIGPAGTGKTYLAVAAAVDALERQEVRRLLLTRPAVEAGEKLGFLPGDLSQKVDPYLRPLYDALLDMLGFEKVEKLVERKVIEIAPLAYMRGRTLNDAFVILDESQNTTVEQMKMFLTRIGFNSKAVITGDITQIDLPRNQRSGLRHSLEVLREVDEISFNLFCADDVVRHPVVARIVQAYEKYEADHRKEQQA